One Virgibacillus proomii DNA window includes the following coding sequences:
- a CDS encoding Mu transposase C-terminal domain-containing protein, whose translation MQIMENLLLQYQDKKTIRITYYERISSIIYAIDMEKTRWPFLIKKEELTADYKDGKITILEDETFIRSVVEEKLSRAEKEKRDWAWEIVNFIHKQVDSESLIYKSKYRNQAIQAATEVYKVSYNTVKNYLVRYWKGGKVRNALLPDFHLCGAGGQTRQAGKKKRGRPRKSKSGQGVNIDDKIKKYFMTGLNRYYYNERQNSLRVTYELILKDFFTEVYTDSKGKKIPMLKDSSELPTYTQFLYWFNKINDPKKEIIERKGTRNYFQNYRTIIGNSTQDAGIGPGTLWQIDSTQFDIYLVSSVDRNLIVGRPQVISIIDIYSKKIMGLNVTFESFNSYTGTMVALANAMLPKEEYCKQYGISLEKDEWNVACVPQRIFADRGELNGKQIEEAIAGLGITIQNAPPYRADYKGVIEQAFNQLNIKVKPFADGVVQNGNIKERGETEYRLQANLTIDEFTRILIKCVLFHNNHHVLSEYVLDEKMIEQGIEKIPSQIWGYGVKYMKGQLRVLPEQTVKMHLLPTDTASITSRGVRYKKMLYASDYSLKNNWYQLARINGRKKIKIWYDPRDLSDIYTINEDGEFHKLSLLEHLTKYEHKGIYEIEQIIKHEGALDEKSKERELKEKMKLFEDIQTIVGQGKRKTEEERDETLSKTERLRGIRENQREERELQRELKKDKEEVVEAFIVPTENNMKQDGELDLFRAIQKLDWDDDIE comes from the coding sequence ATGCAAATTATGGAGAATTTGTTATTACAGTATCAAGATAAAAAAACAATTCGTATTACATATTATGAACGAATTTCTTCTATTATATATGCCATAGATATGGAAAAAACGAGATGGCCATTTCTAATTAAAAAAGAAGAACTTACTGCTGATTACAAAGATGGAAAAATAACTATTTTAGAGGATGAAACATTTATACGAAGTGTTGTAGAAGAAAAGCTGAGTAGAGCAGAAAAAGAAAAAAGGGATTGGGCATGGGAGATTGTGAATTTTATCCATAAACAAGTAGATTCTGAATCTCTAATTTATAAGTCTAAATACAGGAATCAAGCTATTCAGGCGGCTACAGAAGTTTATAAGGTTAGTTACAACACCGTAAAGAATTATTTAGTTCGCTATTGGAAAGGTGGCAAGGTTCGAAATGCACTTCTTCCTGATTTTCATTTGTGTGGGGCTGGTGGTCAAACAAGACAGGCTGGCAAAAAGAAAAGAGGAAGACCGAGAAAATCTAAGTCAGGGCAAGGAGTTAATATTGACGATAAAATTAAAAAGTATTTTATGACAGGATTAAATCGCTATTATTATAATGAAAGACAAAATTCATTAAGAGTAACTTATGAGTTAATTCTAAAAGACTTCTTTACAGAGGTATACACTGACAGTAAAGGCAAAAAGATACCTATGTTAAAGGATTCTTCTGAACTACCTACTTATACTCAATTCCTATATTGGTTTAATAAAATAAATGACCCTAAAAAGGAAATAATCGAAAGAAAGGGTACACGAAATTACTTTCAAAACTATAGAACAATCATCGGTAACTCCACTCAAGATGCAGGAATTGGTCCAGGAACTTTATGGCAAATTGATTCGACTCAATTTGACATATATTTAGTTTCTTCAGTTGATCGAAATCTGATTGTAGGAAGGCCGCAAGTTATTAGCATAATAGATATCTACTCAAAAAAAATCATGGGCTTGAATGTCACATTTGAGTCATTTAACTCTTATACAGGCACCATGGTAGCTCTTGCTAATGCAATGTTACCTAAAGAAGAATATTGTAAACAGTATGGTATCTCACTAGAAAAGGATGAATGGAATGTAGCTTGTGTTCCTCAACGAATTTTCGCCGATAGAGGTGAGCTAAATGGGAAACAAATTGAGGAGGCAATTGCAGGTTTAGGTATAACAATCCAGAATGCCCCACCATATAGGGCGGATTACAAAGGAGTTATAGAACAAGCATTTAATCAATTGAACATAAAGGTTAAGCCTTTTGCAGATGGGGTTGTACAGAATGGGAATATAAAAGAACGAGGAGAAACAGAATATAGGCTACAAGCTAATCTTACTATTGATGAATTTACAAGAATTCTTATTAAATGTGTACTCTTTCATAATAATCACCATGTCCTGAGTGAGTATGTGTTAGATGAAAAGATGATTGAGCAAGGTATTGAGAAAATCCCATCTCAAATATGGGGATACGGTGTGAAATATATGAAGGGACAATTGCGAGTATTACCAGAGCAGACAGTTAAGATGCACTTGCTACCTACTGATACAGCATCCATTACATCACGTGGAGTTAGGTATAAGAAAATGCTATATGCTTCTGATTATTCATTGAAAAATAATTGGTACCAGTTGGCTCGGATAAATGGAAGAAAAAAAATAAAGATATGGTACGATCCGAGAGATTTATCAGATATATATACAATAAATGAAGATGGAGAGTTTCATAAGTTAAGTCTTCTCGAACATCTAACTAAGTATGAGCACAAAGGAATCTATGAAATAGAACAGATAATTAAACATGAGGGAGCCTTGGATGAAAAAAGCAAGGAACGAGAATTAAAGGAAAAGATGAAGTTGTTTGAGGATATTCAAACAATTGTTGGACAAGGAAAGAGAAAAACGGAAGAGGAGAGGGATGAAACTTTAAGTAAGACTGAACGATTAAGAGGGATTAGGGAAAATCAACGGGAAGAAAGGGAACTACAGCGAGAATTGAAGAAAGATAAGGAAGAAGTAGTCGAAGCCTTTATAGTACCAACTGAAAATAATATGAAGCAAGATGGTGAACTTGATTTGTTTAGGGCAATACAAAAGTTAGATTGGGATGATGATATTGAATAA
- a CDS encoding TnsA endonuclease N-terminal domain-containing protein, with protein sequence MAKIQWSKEKLHRYIKEGRGQGVGKDYTPWNYTYNYSSKGRASRIFGLKTGRIHHLQSDNQYRAFLLFEFSSKVVDIRESFPLLDVNEVIDDKEDLRFDKFTDRETKEPYVLTTNFLLTVKDMDGKEFLLARTIKNTTELKRRITFERLEIERRYWEHKGIDWKIITEKQLSRQLAKNIEWVRETMLEGSEGKLNKEELSVILLRYLLENDELPLKELLKLFDKMEGLQKGSALFLFRYLIAMKEIVIDMEKKIELSLTVNDLLK encoded by the coding sequence ATGGCTAAAATCCAATGGAGCAAAGAAAAGTTACATAGATATATAAAAGAAGGAAGGGGTCAGGGAGTTGGGAAAGATTATACCCCTTGGAACTATACATACAATTACAGTTCTAAAGGCAGGGCTTCAAGAATTTTTGGTCTGAAAACAGGACGCATTCACCACCTTCAATCGGATAACCAATATAGAGCTTTCCTTTTATTTGAGTTTAGCTCGAAGGTTGTTGATATAAGAGAGTCCTTTCCACTATTAGATGTTAATGAGGTAATTGACGATAAAGAAGATTTACGTTTTGACAAGTTCACAGATCGGGAGACTAAAGAACCTTATGTATTAACGACGAATTTTCTTTTGACTGTAAAAGATATGGATGGCAAAGAATTTCTTTTAGCAAGAACCATCAAAAATACAACCGAATTAAAGCGGAGAATTACTTTTGAAAGACTAGAGATTGAAAGAAGATATTGGGAGCACAAAGGTATTGATTGGAAAATAATTACTGAAAAGCAATTATCGAGACAATTAGCAAAAAATATCGAATGGGTAAGAGAAACAATGTTAGAAGGTAGTGAGGGGAAGCTAAATAAAGAAGAGTTGTCAGTAATTTTACTGAGATACCTTCTTGAGAATGATGAACTACCGTTAAAAGAGTTACTTAAATTATTCGACAAGATGGAAGGATTACAAAAGGGATCTGCGTTATTCCTATTCCGTTATTTGATAGCAATGAAAGAAATAGTAATTGATATGGAAAAAAAGATAGAATTATCATTAACCGTTAATGATTTACTAAAGTAA
- a CDS encoding site-specific integrase has product MKVVHPIRDKKQLEAVKTYLRGNNKRDYLLFYVGISSALRISDILRLKVKHVWNGSRPLEFIELNEKKTGKYKRFPITPNLTKAIKEYMKDFPDKRQEDYLFTSRKGINKPISRQYAASMLNEACDMVGIKERFGTHGLRKTWAFFAFKKGISLDYISIALNHNSIAETKRYIGLLQEDLDNLYLEVNL; this is encoded by the coding sequence ATGAAAGTAGTTCATCCAATAAGGGATAAGAAACAACTTGAAGCGGTAAAAACCTATTTACGAGGAAACAATAAAAGGGATTATTTGCTCTTTTATGTAGGCATTTCTTCAGCATTACGAATCAGTGATATTTTAAGATTAAAGGTTAAACATGTGTGGAATGGTAGTAGACCTTTAGAGTTCATTGAACTGAATGAAAAGAAAACCGGGAAATATAAAAGATTTCCTATCACTCCTAATCTAACAAAAGCAATCAAAGAATATATGAAGGATTTTCCTGATAAGCGGCAGGAAGACTATCTGTTCACGAGCAGAAAAGGGATTAATAAGCCTATTTCAAGACAATATGCTGCATCAATGTTAAATGAAGCGTGTGATATGGTCGGTATTAAAGAGAGATTCGGTACGCACGGCCTCAGAAAAACGTGGGCCTTCTTTGCTTTCAAAAAAGGCATATCTCTCGATTATATATCTATTGCCTTAAATCATAATTCTATAGCAGAGACAAAACGTTATATAGGATTGTTACAAGAAGATCTTGATAATTTATATCTAGAGGTGAATCTATAG
- a CDS encoding DUF4238 domain-containing protein: MAGNLQHFVPQLYLRRYTDGNEGIWVFDKVEQKKFPTGIKAVAAENLFYKLSEMEVKEIQHFASGTISESLIDDIITEEIEPLFKKHLDKILASYKSYKEENKEFIIDSEEIEYLAQSIAFQYYRTKAYREAMKRNKSSELKYLYYQDEKDVPINIGALEHFKQMIERTNILAEDLRDNFFWIIIENKTNVPFYTSDNPVILRIHKNREVMQALFDNPIIEVNEYVFPLTSKLLLVLVKQEDFLGEILNHRKAKHETNQDVIKAYNEAQLHSAHRQLYCPTDNFESIDGLNTILPDTTTIRVKLS; encoded by the coding sequence TTGGCAGGGAATTTACAACATTTTGTTCCACAATTATATTTAAGAAGATATACTGATGGAAATGAAGGTATTTGGGTTTTTGATAAAGTAGAACAGAAAAAATTTCCTACTGGAATTAAAGCTGTGGCGGCTGAGAATCTCTTCTATAAATTATCTGAAATGGAAGTGAAAGAGATTCAGCATTTCGCCTCTGGTACAATTAGTGAGAGTTTGATAGATGATATTATTACAGAAGAAATTGAACCATTATTTAAAAAACATCTTGATAAAATTTTGGCATCTTATAAAAGTTATAAAGAGGAAAATAAAGAGTTTATAATAGATTCTGAAGAAATTGAATACCTAGCTCAGAGTATAGCTTTCCAATATTATAGAACAAAAGCATATAGAGAAGCTATGAAAAGAAATAAAAGTAGTGAATTAAAATATTTATATTATCAAGATGAAAAAGATGTTCCTATTAATATAGGGGCTTTGGAACACTTTAAACAAATGATTGAAAGGACAAATATTTTAGCAGAAGATCTTAGAGATAATTTTTTTTGGATAATCATTGAGAATAAAACCAATGTACCGTTTTATACTTCCGATAACCCAGTTATACTTCGAATCCATAAAAATAGAGAAGTAATGCAGGCCTTATTCGATAATCCGATTATTGAGGTAAACGAGTATGTCTTTCCGTTAACAAGTAAATTACTTCTGGTATTAGTTAAACAAGAAGATTTTCTTGGTGAAATTTTAAATCATAGAAAAGCTAAACATGAAACCAATCAAGATGTCATAAAAGCATATAACGAAGCACAATTACATTCAGCCCACAGACAATTATATTGTCCGACAGATAATTTTGAAAGTATTGATGGACTAAACACGATTTTACCTGATACTACTACAATAAGGGTGAAGTTGTCTTAA
- a CDS encoding DarT ssDNA thymidine ADP-ribosyltransferase family protein, protein MFREDIKKAAEENGIQFLLHFTRADNLDSIFRYGILSVSKQKSMGFEVKRNDQNRHDYFLNATSTSIHLPNNILLYKYKNQFNCDWVIIGIKPDIIWEKRCGFCFENAANSKFSKIPLNKRMSVEALNGMFKNINGKPPRDKLNINKSLTTSPQAEVLVFEDIEPSYIWGIAYESNRSKNKYKDNIPNSIKLEVVQELFLFDVRPDSKYW, encoded by the coding sequence TTGTTTAGAGAAGATATTAAAAAAGCTGCAGAAGAGAATGGAATTCAATTTTTATTGCATTTCACCAGAGCAGACAATCTTGATAGCATTTTCCGATATGGAATTTTATCAGTTTCAAAGCAAAAAAGTATGGGCTTTGAAGTAAAGAGGAACGATCAAAATAGACATGACTATTTTCTAAATGCAACCAGTACTTCTATTCACTTACCAAACAATATCCTACTGTACAAATATAAAAATCAATTTAATTGTGACTGGGTTATAATAGGCATAAAACCAGATATCATTTGGGAGAAAAGATGTGGGTTTTGTTTTGAAAATGCTGCAAATTCTAAATTCTCTAAAATCCCATTAAATAAAAGAATGAGTGTTGAAGCCTTAAATGGTATGTTTAAAAATATAAATGGTAAACCTCCAAGGGATAAGTTGAATATTAATAAATCCTTGACAACTAGTCCTCAAGCAGAAGTGTTAGTTTTTGAAGATATAGAACCTTCATATATTTGGGGGATTGCATATGAAAGTAACCGTTCCAAAAATAAATATAAAGATAACATCCCTAATTCAATTAAATTAGAAGTAGTTCAAGAATTGTTTCTATTTGATGTAAGACCTGATTCTAAGTATTGGTAA
- a CDS encoding four helix bundle protein gives MNEIVEQIQGWYRNERELSNYSMMDVGDKLKYLAEKGVIWVLNDMKDMTEIEKIVIESYLNEYRANQIYDNLDDTFSLQSSNEPPAPSSQSSAPKVVSFQKSQNIKKKTLEVKDVQQFIGYKLAKNIEEKVIEICKSYPSYDANIVDQIGRSAESIKRRIAMGEQMYIGEKFYQYSLSIGSAKETSTWLQVSLGQQYISQEQYDKLNNQVEQIVAILTRTLVNIKEKEGKGMDLPSPYTPNVKNFIAYEQALLLVEKIYEITRERAFWGERDLVFNLRKYSTSTIANIAEAHQFYTPMTFRFFNDALQALNALDSLLDTTLSKGIVSEESLEDIRQFRVSVRNILSKRMANISKKKAS, from the coding sequence ATGAATGAAATAGTGGAACAAATACAAGGTTGGTATCGAAATGAAAGAGAGTTGTCTAATTACAGCATGATGGATGTTGGTGACAAATTAAAATACCTAGCGGAGAAAGGAGTAATTTGGGTTCTTAACGATATGAAAGATATGACAGAAATTGAGAAGATTGTTATCGAGTCCTATTTGAATGAGTATAGAGCAAATCAGATATATGATAATCTCGATGACACTTTCAGCTTACAATCTTCAAATGAACCACCTGCACCCTCCTCCCAATCATCAGCACCAAAAGTCGTATCCTTCCAAAAGTCACAAAACATAAAGAAGAAAACCCTTGAAGTAAAAGATGTACAGCAATTTATCGGTTATAAGTTGGCAAAAAATATCGAAGAAAAGGTTATAGAAATTTGCAAGTCCTACCCTTCATACGATGCAAATATTGTAGATCAAATAGGAAGAAGTGCTGAATCAATTAAAAGAAGAATTGCAATGGGGGAGCAAATGTACATCGGAGAAAAGTTTTATCAGTATTCACTGTCCATTGGATCTGCAAAGGAAACTTCCACCTGGTTGCAGGTATCGTTAGGGCAGCAATATATATCACAGGAACAATATGATAAGTTAAACAACCAAGTTGAACAAATAGTGGCTATTTTAACAAGAACCCTAGTTAACATTAAAGAGAAAGAAGGTAAAGGAATGGATTTACCGAGCCCTTATACCCCTAATGTAAAAAACTTCATAGCCTATGAGCAAGCATTATTATTGGTGGAGAAGATTTATGAGATAACAAGGGAACGAGCATTTTGGGGAGAAAGAGATCTTGTCTTCAATCTCCGAAAATATTCGACATCAACTATAGCTAACATAGCAGAAGCACATCAATTCTACACACCAATGACGTTTCGTTTTTTCAATGATGCATTGCAAGCGTTAAATGCTCTTGATAGTTTGCTGGATACTACTTTGAGCAAAGGTATTGTATCGGAGGAGAGCTTAGAAGATATCAGGCAATTTAGGGTTTCAGTAAGAAATATACTGTCAAAGAGAATGGCGAACATTAGTAAGAAAAAAGCAAGTTAG